The genomic interval AGAATATTTCTTAAATCAGGACTTCAGATTATATAATCTCGCTGGGGTTTCAGGGTTAGGACGGCTCTGCGGGCAGCACACGCAGGGCCTTCCCCAGCTGCGCCGAGGCAGCCAACCCAGCTCAGCACCGCAGGCGCAACACCTGCTCGGGAGCGGCCGGAGCCACGAGCTCTCCCCACGGGAGTTTACATAGACTGAAGAAACGCCCGGCTTTATGGCTACTGAAACTGCTAGCAGTGGTTTATTGAGAGGAAACCGGACTTCCCGGAATCCTGCTCTTCTGTGGAACAGACCCAGAGGGGCACGATGCTTGAAACTCTGCCCCATTCTATAGTTCTTCACGATGAGCGAGCCCTGGGTTAGTCTGGTTTGAACGTGCCTTGCTGGAGGCAGAGGGTGACGAAAGGGGCAGGCTACGGCTGAGGCAGCCTGTGCCGCCTTCGCGCTcgcgcggcggcgctggcggctgTGGCGCAGCAaccggagggggggggaggggggggtggggccATGGCGGCTCCGCGCCTGCGCACCACCCGCCGGAAGTGCGCCGCAGCCCCGCCTCTCCGCTCTCGAAGATGGCGGCGTCTACCGGCCGCCTAGCGGCTCGGCGGGTTTTCCTGCCTTGGGCTAGTCGCCTCGTGCGGGGATGCGGCTCGGGCAGCCGGGTAGGTGACAGAAGGGGGAAGCAGAAGGCGTTGAGGGGCCCAAGCGACCCGCTGGCTTCCTATGCTGGTGCTCAGCCTGCCGGAATCGGGGTCGGCGGAGGGGCTATGGCGGGCGTGGCGTGGTGCATGCCGGGATTTGTAGTCCCAGCGTCGGCCGAGTGGGCGGTGCTGCCTTTGGGCTGGGGCGGCTGCCGCGGTGCCTAGTGGGAGTTGTAGTCCCAAAGcggcggagggagggaaggtgggcggccgccgggccggtgtcgtgtccccccgccccgggggggacccagcgctcaggggccgcggcgggggacgAGCCCGGCTGCCGCAGGCCCTGTCAGGGCCAAGGTGGGTCTGTGCGGGCcgggggtgctgtgtgcccccTGGCAGCTGCACGGGCCGCGcttgcagcccccccctccccgccggggtTGTTGTCACCCCCCGCGGGGACCGTGGGGCCGGGGTGGCGTCCGTGACCCCGGCGGTACAGGGCAGAGGCCTGGCGGCCGTGGGATGCCTCGGAGAGGCGGCGACGGCCCCCCGCGCGCTGGACGAggggcctgccctgctcaccgaAGGCCGGCTCGGAGGAAGCTTAAACGCTGCTGCCCTGGGCTGTTCAGAGGCCGGGGGCCCTGATCGCAGAGCTCTCCTCCTCGGTCGCTTTCCCCTGCCCTCTCGATTGGCAAACTAAGCTTTTCTGTCTTCTAAAAACAGGAAgaggatattttattttcagacacAAGTAGAGTGAGAGGATGTCCTGGTTTCCCTTCTTTGTAACGTAATCTAATAGAGGAGATGACCCCTTGCAACAGTGCAGTCAGTGCAACTGACTGGCCGGGAGGAGCTCTGCAGGAAagaccctgggggtgctggtgggtgGCAAGCCATGTTCCCTGGCAGCTCCCGGGACAGACGGACAGCGGCAGAGCCGGCAGCCTGAGGACCTGACGATACCCCTCGATTCAGCCCTCGCTAGGCCGCCTTTAGACTACGGCATCCAGCCTCGTGCTGCCCAGGGTGGGGTGGGCATCGACAAACCGGAGCGAGCGCAGCAGAGGACCGTGAAGTTGTtcggggctggagcacttgccctgtgaggagaggctgaaggagctgggcttgttcagcccagagaagagatggctttgcgGGGGCCTAACAGAGAGCTTCAAAGTagatataaggaaaagctttttttaccATGAGGCCAGTCAGGTTAGGTTGTGCAGCCCCTCTCCATCCTGGGtggttttcaagacccagctggacaaaaccctgagcaacctagtctgaccctgtagctgaccctgctgtgagcaggaggttggactagagacctcctgaagccccttccaacctgaattatccttaCCTGCTATACTTACCTCAGTTTTGAGAGACCTAGTTTATTGGGATTCAGCGGCAGTGTCCTACCTCCGAACCTTGGCAGTTGAGAACTGGATTCTCTACTTTCAGGTTTAGAACAGTCACAAAGTGAGGGGAATCTTTGtttatttcatgcatttaaaataataatttttttggaATAGCTTATTGCTTGAAATACTCATTTGGAATACAAATTTAAATGTATTGCTCATTTTCGACATCAATACACTTTTTAaccctctccccttctctcccactCCATTTTGGATTAATGTGCTTTAACTGTCAGATGATTTTGTAAAAGCTGACAGCTTCAGTTGTGGCCCTTATTTGAACAAAGGGTGGCTGCAGTTTGCAGTCCTCGCGTAGGACCTTGAACTATATCTAATTTTGCTTTAGGTACCAGGTACTCCAAAGGTTTTCAGATGCTAAGGGACATACCTGAGGTCACGCAGGCTCTTACTGGCAGAACTGGAGTGTGACTCTCGGGATGGCTGGGTGATGATGGTTTTCAGTCAGATCGTTTTGTTGGAGGGAAATAGATGCAGTCTGCTCCTTTTTAATTCCCTTCATGTTTTCTTCTGAGTGAAGTTAAGGCATCCCTAACGTGAAGTAGTGGTGAATAAATCTCTtagcttaaaattttttttaaatttttttcttaaatgcatgcttaaaaaaaaaaaaatccagtacttACGTTTAAGTTCAGAAATGCATTTTCCAGAAGATTTTGCTAGGATATAACTTACAATCTGAACGTAACAGGTGCTTTTTCCTTACAGCGTGTACATATTGGAACAGGCAGGTTCAGAGCTTCCAAGGCAGCAACAAAAGTAGTCTTAAATGTTCCTGAAACTAGGGTGTCTCCTCTGGAAAATggcttgcaagtggcttctgaaGACTCTGGACTCTCAACATGCACAGTAGGTGTAACTTGTAATGAGACTATTTTTCATAACTGTATTCATGTATTTCCATCTCCTTGTGAAATTAAGTGGAATGCTTTCAATTTTTGCTAACAATTGCTCTTAAAAAATAAGCTGGGAAGTGGGAGTCTTAAGGCTTAAGTAAAGGATTTGTGATTAGATTTTTGTAAggattggaatttttttcctgaaaatctcatttctttaagGGAAAAGCCATTACAAAATAGGTCTTGAAAATCAAAGTGTAATTCGTataggaaaaagagcaaagctgCATTACCAGATAgtaagttttggggttttttttggttttgttttgtttttctccaatgAGGTTGGACTTTGGATTGATGCTGGAAGCAGGTATGAAAATGAGAAGAACAATGGAACGGCTCACTTTCTGGAGCATATGGCTTTCAAGGCAAGTATGAGTATTGATTTtgcaaatttaaaatgaatttctaagTTATTGGTCTTTAAAGATCAACGATAAGAACTCTTATCAGAATCCTCTAAATAAATTTTTCaaatcaagaaaagaagaaacagcttaGATGTTGATTCCAGTTAGAGAGAGAAGATAAAGTCCTTGCCTTGCTGAAACACAACTGTGAATTAGTAGCACAGGTCTAATTTTAAGTCACTTTAACTTGTTTGAATATTCTTAGAAGACCCATAGCCCCTCTTTtgccagctttttatttttatttgggagCGTAGTAAGTTTTATATCTGACTTTCCTGTTTGGAGAGATTAACGTGCCAGTTTTCCTTCCagaagacttttttgttttttttggttgtggCCTTAACTTTTGTAGACAAGGAGTAGTAATAATGGAAGGTGAATTCAAGGGTTTACTTTGACTTTCTTATCCTTCTATTTCAGGGGACAAAAAAGAGATCTCAATTAGACCTTGAACTAGAGATTGAGAACATGGGAGCTCACCTGAACGCCTATACATCCAGGGAACAAACAGTGTATTATGCAAAGGCTTTTTCCAAAGATTTACCAAGAGGTAATTGTTTTCATTcatcagaaaagcagcaaagcatgAAATGCTTACTCAGCTCCTCAGATCAGGTAATGCAGGAGAATGATGATTTTTCATTGTAACAGTCCCTTCCTTAACGGAGAAGAAGTCCTGTCTTGAACTTCACAGGAAATGTCAGAATGCAGGAGCATGCCAGCAGTGAAGCTGATACTTGAAACATCTTTGTCTGTTAGATCTCCAAAAGAAAATATCCTTTCGGCTTCTCCCGTCCTGCAGAGCAAGTCTCTTGTCCCCTCTGAAGAAAAACTTTAGCATTTTTAGCATCCTTCtagataattttctttaaaactccAAAATGAACTTCTCATCTAATCTTGGGTCATCTGGGCTTCAGGGGTGGGTTTTACTTTTGGAATCAAATTTTTCTAGTAGTCTGAAAATACACCATCTCTATTTTCAATTAGCTGTGGAAATTCTTGCTGATATAATTCAGAACAGTACCCTGGGAGAAGCAGAGATTGAGCGTGAGCGAGGAGTCATACTTCGAGAGATGCAGGAAGTTGAAACCAATTTACAGGAAGTCGTCTTTGATTACCTTCACGCTACGGCCtatcagaaaacagccctgggacgAACGATTTTAGGACCCACTGAGAACATCAAGTATGTCCAAACGTGGCTACTTTTAATTGTGTGGTAACTTTCCTGTATTTCAAAGACTCCTCTGAAAATGTAGGGAACAACTTCAGATATTATTTTTATCCTGGAAGGTAGTCAAAGTTGCACGGGATCTAACTCTTGAGAAGAATTTCCCTATTGCCTTAATCCCCCTTTATGTAGGCATCGAAGGGTATGTGAACTTTAGATATCTACTGCATGTCTCCATTATTTGCcacgtttttcttttgtttgttaaaaATGCATCTGCCACAAAATtagaaacactttctttttcccccatcaGTCAGGTGTCAGGCAGTACCATAAATAAAACTGTCTACACTGCTCATTCAGCTCTTGTTTATACCAGTGCAGACCAGGAGACtgctaaatgtgttttaaaactgGCATGAGATCAGCAGTGGATACTGTCTCCACCTGAATGAGTTCAACAGGGAGCACAGCTGTACTTCTCGCTCCTTTGGGGGAAGCACTAAGACCTTTGGAAGACCAAATGGATCAagtttctatttgctttttaGGATGTCACTCTTATGCTAGCAGTCTGCCTGCATGCACACTCTGTGCATTGGCAGAGTTTAAAATTATTCTGGTATGTTGTTCCGTACATCTATCATCTCTTCTTTCTGTAATAAATTCTACTGACACTGTAGTGTCACTGTAgtgacttttttctgttttcttggacTATTTTTAGATCCATAAACCGTAATGACTTGGTGGAGTATATAACAACACATTATAAAGGACCCAGAATAgttctggctgctgctggaggttAGTATGAGACAGTCACCCTGGATCATGTGAAGCTACGTTTAAAACCAAGGTCTGTTAAGTTTCCAGGAACGACACTATGATTTACCCATTCTTCACTAGGTCCTGGAAGTTCATCGTTAGTTCAGCATGTTCTGTTTCTGTCTTCATACCCTTTGAACTTCTGTTCCCTCTTTCCCTCGGTAACGTTTCAGAAACGTTCTTAAACCAATAACTACGAGTGAGGAGGGCAAGGTCGTTCTTCCACGTGGGCAAGAAAAGAAGGGCCTAGAGCTCAGCACAAATAAGGGAGCagcaaaaaaagcagagaggaggagagagaggggataATACTGAGGCTGGAATTGGAGAACAAAGAGCTCGATTTGGTGTAATGCTGATAGAAGGCTATTGGAGAGAATTGAGGAAGGTGATCATGATAATCTTATTCTGCACAGTAACGGAAGTGAGGAATCTGAAAGTGCCATTTTTGAGACAGGGGAACCATAAATTACTACTTAGTTAAGACTAGATTGCACAACAATACACGAACTGTTTACAGAGTACCGTTAAAGCGTATGCGAACCCCCTTTGTTCAGGTGTCTCTCACGATGAGCTGCTTGATCTAGCAAAATCCCATTTTGGTAACTTGCCGTCTGCTCCGGAGGGAGGACTGCCAGCCCTGCCACCCTGCAGCTTCACAGGGAGCGAGGTAAGCTGTTAGATGGCTGTTTGAGCTGGCGCTAACATCCTCCGTGACTAATGCGGGCGATCTGCTGAGGAGAGCTTCTCAGCCTCACACAGAGTTAAAGGTTTTGTGCCTCCAGTGAGGGCAACTAGAGCATTACCTTCCAGATCGGATTCTTCCACACTTTCTTGGGCAAGCCTCGCTGCCACCGCTTTCTCTGCCTTGCCACTCCTGAAGAAATAGCTCCCTTAGACTGCTACTTCCCCTTTACCCCCTTCCTTACATTGCTGCAGCGTTTTCACTTGTTGGGAACTGGTGTTTTAAAGGACATGGCTGAGGACTGACGTGTCTGCATTCCAGTTCCAGCTCTGTTCAGATTTTGAAAAGGCACCACCTTTTCTTGTTGCTCCTTGTCATGAAATGATTCGTCGTGCCCTCTCTACATCGGGCATCAGGCTTGCTGTTGGTGAAGTCCTCTGAGATTCCCCAAGAGAATGCTAGCTAAAGCTAATGTTAAGTAATGCTTCATGTGCTTTAAATCTTGGTTCTGTATGTGCACGGTTTATGCCACACATTTAATGGAAATATCTGTTTCCTGCTATTTAACTTCCCATGTATATGGCTGCGTGTAGGTTGTACTACAGCTACTTTCATGTGCTCCCACAGATTCGTATAAGAGATGACAAGATGCCGTTGGCACACATTGCGATAGCTGTCGAAGCAGCTGGCTGGGCTCACCCAGATACGATCCCCCTTATGGTGGCAAATACTCTGATAGGTAACTGGGATCGTTCCTTCGGAGGAGGCGTGGTGAGTGACCCTGCGTGCACCTTCCTGGTTTTAATGAGCCTGACTGATCGATGAGACTTGTCCAACTTGGGTACTGCCAGTACGGACCTATTCAAACATCTCTGATGGTGCTACTGTTGCTGTATGGCTAGTCCTGAAGGGTCTTTTTTGGAGTGAGAGAAGGGAAACCAACTGGGAGTCTGAGAGAAGTTGTTGCCCAAGATCTAGGAAAATCTTAACGAGTGGTGCAAAAGCCACCGAAATGGGGGTGAGTTGGGGTCTACCAACCCCCATGCCAAGTGGAATGTTTCATACCTGTACGCCATGAGAAGCTGGGGGTATCAGTAACCGTTACCTCTCCTGAACCTACGTAGCTTTATGATTTTGTTTATAGTCTGACATAAATCTAGGCTGTTGGCTGGAAGTGTGAGATTACATGCAAGGTAAGATGCTGTCTGAGGTAAAAGAGCTGATGCTTAGCCTTGTAGCATCCTCTGGAGCCTGTGATACTATTGCCTGTTCCGTtaccactgaaatgaaaacagtggGCCATGGAGGAAACTAGTAGGCTTTCAGAAAACTTTATGaaacgctttttttttccctcttgcctcAGCAGAATTTATCTAGTAAACTTGCTCAGATTGCCTGCCACGGTAACCTGTGTCATAGCTTCCAATCCTTCAACACCTGCTACACTGACACAGGGTTGTGGGGACTCTATATGGTTTGTGAGCCATCCACTATACAGGACATGGTGCACTTTGTTCAGAGGGAATGGTAAGTACGCAACTGTTTCGCTGAAAAACCTGGTTTTTAGTGGAGGAATGCTCCACTGAGAGAATACTCAAGAGACtactcttgtttttctgtttagacCTGCCTGGAAAAAACGAATGAATGAAGTGCTGAACTTTGATATTCAGGCTGTAT from Struthio camelus isolate bStrCam1 chromosome 1, bStrCam1.hap1, whole genome shotgun sequence carries:
- the PMPCB gene encoding mitochondrial-processing peptidase subunit beta isoform X1, which codes for MAASTGRLAARRVFLPWASRLVRGCGSGSRRVHIGTGRFRASKAATKVVLNVPETRVSPLENGLQVASEDSGLSTCTVGLWIDAGSRYENEKNNGTAHFLEHMAFKGTKKRSQLDLELEIENMGAHLNAYTSREQTVYYAKAFSKDLPRAVEILADIIQNSTLGEAEIERERGVILREMQEVETNLQEVVFDYLHATAYQKTALGRTILGPTENIKSINRNDLVEYITTHYKGPRIVLAAAGGVSHDELLDLAKSHFGNLPSAPEGGLPALPPCSFTGSEIRIRDDKMPLAHIAIAVEAAGWAHPDTIPLMVANTLIGNWDRSFGGGVQNLSSKLAQIACHGNLCHSFQSFNTCYTDTGLWGLYMVCEPSTIQDMVHFVQREWIRLCTSVTENEVARAKNLLKTNMLLQLDGSTPICEDIGRQMLCYKRRIPIPELEARIEAIDAQTLREVCTKYIYDKHPAIAAVGPVEQLPEYNKICNGMYWLRV
- the PMPCB gene encoding mitochondrial-processing peptidase subunit beta isoform X2, which encodes MAASTGRLAARRVFLPWASRLVRGCGSGSRRVHIGTGRFRASKAATKVVLNVPETRVSPLENGLQVASEDSGLSTCTVGLWIDAGSRYENEKNNGTAHFLEHMAFKGTKKRSQLDLELEIENMGAHLNAYTSREQTVYYAKAFSKDLPRAVEILADIIQNSTLGEAEIERERGVILREMQEVETNLQEVVFDYLHATAYQKTALGRTILGPTENIKSINRNDLVEYITTHYKGPRIVLAAAGGVSHDELLDLAKSHFGNLPSAPEGGLPALPPCSFTGSEIRIRDDKMPLAHIAIAVEAAGWAHPDTIPLMVANTLIGNWDRSFGGGVNLSSKLAQIACHGNLCHSFQSFNTCYTDTGLWGLYMVCEPSTIQDMVHFVQREWIRLCTSVTENEVARAKNLLKTNMLLQLDGSTPICEDIGRQMLCYKRRIPIPELEARIEAIDAQTLREVCTKYIYDKHPAIAAVGPVEQLPEYNKICNGMYWLRV